GCCCTTGGGAAGCTCGATGATCGTCCAGATGAGCGCGGTCATGCCGACCATCGACAGCACCATGCCGATCGGGTCGGCCTTGCGCCAGGGCCCCTTGGACTCGGGCATGAGGACCAGCGCGGCGACGATCGCGAGACCGGCGATGGGGATGTTGAGCAGGAAGACGACCCCCCACCAGAAGTGGGCCAGCAGCGCACCGCCGACGACGGGACCACCGACGAGCCCGACCATGGCGACGGCGCTCCAGGCGGCGATGGCCTTGGGCCGCTCGGCGTCGTCGAAGACGGTGACCAGGATCGACAGCGTGCTGGGCATGATCAGCGCGCCCCCGACGCCCATCAGCACCCGCCCCAGGATCAGCGCCCCGGGCGTGGCGGCCTCCATGGCCACCACCGAGGCCGCCCCGAAGAGCGCGAGCCCGATGACCATCACCTTCCGCCGCCCGAACTTGTCGGAGAGGCTGCCCGCGGTCAGCAGCAGCCCGGCGAAGACCAGCATGTACGAGTCGAGGATCCACTGGAGGTCCTGGGCACTGGCCTTCAGGTCCTCGGCGATCGTCGGGATCGCCACGGTGAGAACCATGTTGTCGACGACCAGCACCAGGGTGCTGAGGCACAACACGATCAGGATGAGCCAGCGACGCGGATGACGGTCCATCTCACAACCTCTCGAACGGTGAACTGAGCCGCACACACCGTGCGCTCCGTGGAACACCGTACGGCGATGCGCACACCGTACGCAAGAGGGAACGGCGTACCGTTCCATGGCCACCCGTACGCACTCTGCGCATGCTGTGCGCTACGGTGGCGGGACCGGGAGAGAGGAAGCCGCATGTCCCCCCAGGAGCAGGCCGAAGCGGGGTCGCCGACGCCCGTCCAGTCGGTGTGGACCCGCCCCCGGGCCGGTCGCGAACAGCCGGCGCTGAGCCGGGACCAGATCGTCGCCGAGGCGCTACGCCTGCTCGACTCCGACGGCATCGACGCCCTGAGCATGCGCAAGCTCGGCACCCGCCTCGGCGCCGGAGCCACCTCGCTCTACCGGCACGTGGCCAACAAGGACGAGCTCATCGAGCTGGCCATCGACGAGATCTACGGCGAAATCGAGATCCCCCGGTCCACCGACCCCGCGACCTGGCGCACGGACGCGACCCACTGCGCCCAGAGCCTGCGCGCGACGATGCTGCGCCACCCGTGGATCGCCTCGGTCCTCGGCGAGATGGGCATGTCGTACCTCGGCCCGAACGCGATGCGCCTGGCCGAGTTCCTGCTCGCCCTCTTCACCCGCGCGGGCCTGCCCACCACCGAGGCCGACCAGGCCGCCTCGACCCTCGTCGCCTACGTCACCGGCATGGCCACCAGCGAGGCCGCCTACCTCAACGTCCTCGCCCGCAGCGGCCACACCGAACAGCAGTACGTGGAAAGCCTCTGGCCCACCGCCGAACAGGCCGCCGAGTCCTACCCCCACCTCCGCGAGGGCTACGCCGAACAACGCGGCAAGGATCCCCGCACCGCCCGCGACGAGAACTTCCAGTACGGCCTCGACCGCGTCCTGGACGGCCTGGAAACCCGAATCACCCACTGACCGAACGCCAGAACCCCCACCCCACCGAATCCGCTACGCTAGTCGCCGGGTCTCCACCGAGATCCCCCCGCCTTCGTAGCTCAGGGGATAGAGCACCGCTCTCCTAAAGCGGGTGTCGCAGGTTCGAATCCTGCCGGGGGCACAGCATGAAGGGCCAGCTCAGGAGGGATTTCCTCCCAGGCTGGCCCTTTGCCGTTTCCGATGCCGTGCCACTCGCGTGCCACTACGTCCGGAGCCTGCCACTGCCCTATGGCACTCCCCCGGCCGTGCCTAGCATGTGAAGGTGGACGACATACAGGTTCCCGACTCGCTTGTGGCCCTGCAATCCGCTGCGTACGCGGCTCGCTTATCCATGGCTGACTACGTCCGAGCGAATGGCCCGGTCTGTGACTGGACCGACGAGACGCGGGCCGAGGCAGCCCGCCTTCAGCAGACACTCGAATCGACGGAGACCGCCCTTCGGGAAGCCTTCGAAGCGAGCGACTTGCTGCGCATACACAGCAGACAAGCCCTGCGCCGATCCCTCAGAAGAGCAGCGGCCCCTACTCCTCCCCTTCCCTAGAAGCGCGTCTCCCTTCCGCCTCCCGGATCATCGAGCCGAGCCGATCAGCGATCTCACGGTCGCGACCGCTCACCACGTGCTGATAGATCAGCGCCGCGCGCGGGGTGCTGTGGCCCATCCTCGTCATCAGCTCCCGCAGACTCGCACCGGAGGCAGCGAGCGTGTTGCCCGTGTGCCGAAGATCGTGGAAGTGCACGTCTGCCGTGACGCCTGCCTTCGTCCGCGCATTGATCCAGTCATCCCGGAAGTTGCTCCGGCGGAGCCAGCCACCTTGGGGACCGAGAAAGACGTGCCCATCACGCCCCGCCCCGGAGAAGCCGTCAAGATGCGCCTTCACATCCGGCAGAAGCTCGGTCGGGAAAGCCACGGGCCGGACCCCGGCGTCGGACTTCGGCGCCTTGTCGAAGAGAGCTCCGGTCTGCATCTCAGCTTGCGACCGGCGGACCATGAGCGCAGCGTTCTCGGTGTCGACGTCGCGCCGGCGGAGCGAGGCCAGCTCTCCGAATCGCAGTCCGGTGAACGCGGCCAGGAGGACGAGCAGCCGATACCGCGGGACGATCGAGTCGGCCACGGCGTACACCTCCGCCACGGTGAGGACGGGCCGCTCCGGCACGTCGTAGCGATCGGCGCCCTTGATCCGGCAGGGATTGCGGCGGATCAGCTCGTCATCGACGGCCGTGTTCAGGATCGCCCTCATGATCTGGTACGCCTTGACCACGGTCGGCTCACCGGTCCGCGCGAGGCACGCCGTACGCCAGGCCCGCACCTGCACCGTGGTGATCGTGGCCAGCGGACGCTCACCGAAGGTCGGCAGCAGGTGCAGCCGGATCACTGACTCGTGCCGCTCCCGCGAACGCGCAGCGAGCTTCCGATCATTGAGCCACCCCGTGGCGTACTGACCGAACTGGACCTTGCCCGCGTCGGGATCAGACCATTGGCCACGGGTGATGTCCGCCTCAATGTGAGTCAGCGCGACTTCCGCGTCAGTCTTGGTGGGGTATGTCTCCTCCGCCGTACGGAGCTGCCCCGTGACGGGATCACGGAAACGCGCCTGCCAACGACCCGACTTGAGTTGACGGACGGAACCGA
This portion of the Streptomyces mirabilis genome encodes:
- a CDS encoding tyrosine-type recombinase/integrase gives rise to the protein MANNQGRRRRFGSVRQLKSGRWQARFRDPVTGQLRTAEETYPTKTDAEVALTHIEADITRGQWSDPDAGKVQFGQYATGWLNDRKLAARSRERHESVIRLHLLPTFGERPLATITTVQVRAWRTACLARTGEPTVVKAYQIMRAILNTAVDDELIRRNPCRIKGADRYDVPERPVLTVAEVYAVADSIVPRYRLLVLLAAFTGLRFGELASLRRRDVDTENAALMVRRSQAEMQTGALFDKAPKSDAGVRPVAFPTELLPDVKAHLDGFSGAGRDGHVFLGPQGGWLRRSNFRDDWINARTKAGVTADVHFHDLRHTGNTLAASGASLRELMTRMGHSTPRAALIYQHVVSGRDREIADRLGSMIREAEGRRASREGEE
- a CDS encoding TetR/AcrR family transcriptional regulator yields the protein MSPQEQAEAGSPTPVQSVWTRPRAGREQPALSRDQIVAEALRLLDSDGIDALSMRKLGTRLGAGATSLYRHVANKDELIELAIDEIYGEIEIPRSTDPATWRTDATHCAQSLRATMLRHPWIASVLGEMGMSYLGPNAMRLAEFLLALFTRAGLPTTEADQAASTLVAYVTGMATSEAAYLNVLARSGHTEQQYVESLWPTAEQAAESYPHLREGYAEQRGKDPRTARDENFQYGLDRVLDGLETRITH